From a region of the Apibacter sp. B3706 genome:
- a CDS encoding lysophospholipid acyltransferase family protein, translating to MSLVTLEDIQNTLNLKKFGFIGKGIAWTLMNVSKLGHINKFCTENKDLPTNEFLTAVLKHLKINYEIHEEDLKRIPEKGPFIIVSNHPLGGLDGIILMKIVSEIRPDFKIMTNFLLQKIEPLKKVIIPVNPFETRKDTFDSKKGFIETLRILKDNHCVIIFPAGEVSHYYPDTKEYQDREWVESALKLLKKAKVPVIPVYFHARNSKLFYKMYNIHPDLQTAMLPRELVRKRKAPIKIRIGKPISVKQQDEYTDIKSYGNFLRNKVYMLKSFYTTVKNPFKNIKFLSVSAMTKSANSNEVKPIIKETPHELILKEVELLKEIDCELFSNSQYEVYLAKPEKIPNILREIGRLREICFREVGEGTNEPFDLDEFDQIYHHLFLWDKENKLIAGAYRMGMGKEIYEKYGIKGFYTASLFEYDSEVHPFFKKIIEMGRAFISSEYQKKPMPLLLLWRGIVHVCLRNPHYKYLVGGVSISNQFSNFSKSIMVEFMRSHYFDSYVAQYVHSKNEFKVHLKSNEKDLFFDAADNDLNKFDKLIDELEPDLRLPVLIKKYLKQNARVIAFNVDPKFNDAIDGLMYIRISDIPDSTINPVLEELDSMDKKNQKEEK from the coding sequence ATGAGTTTAGTCACCTTAGAGGATATACAAAATACTTTAAACCTAAAGAAATTTGGTTTTATTGGAAAGGGTATAGCATGGACCCTTATGAATGTTTCAAAACTTGGTCATATAAATAAATTCTGTACTGAAAATAAAGATTTACCTACCAATGAATTTCTTACTGCAGTTTTAAAACATTTAAAAATTAACTACGAAATTCATGAGGAAGATTTAAAAAGAATTCCTGAAAAAGGACCTTTTATAATCGTTTCCAATCACCCTCTAGGAGGATTAGATGGCATAATTTTAATGAAAATTGTTTCAGAAATTCGTCCGGATTTTAAAATAATGACTAATTTTTTATTGCAAAAAATTGAACCTTTAAAAAAAGTTATTATTCCTGTTAATCCTTTTGAAACCAGAAAAGATACTTTTGACAGTAAAAAAGGTTTTATTGAAACCTTGCGTATCTTGAAAGATAATCATTGTGTTATCATTTTCCCGGCCGGTGAAGTTTCTCATTATTACCCGGATACCAAAGAATATCAAGACAGAGAATGGGTAGAAAGTGCCTTAAAACTTTTGAAAAAAGCTAAAGTACCCGTAATTCCTGTATATTTTCATGCGAGAAACAGTAAGTTGTTTTATAAAATGTATAATATTCATCCGGATTTACAGACTGCGATGCTGCCTAGAGAATTGGTTAGAAAAAGAAAAGCGCCTATTAAAATACGAATCGGTAAACCTATTTCAGTTAAACAGCAAGATGAATATACAGATATCAAGTCTTACGGTAATTTTTTAAGGAATAAGGTATATATGCTTAAATCATTCTATACTACCGTTAAGAATCCATTTAAAAATATAAAGTTTCTTTCAGTATCAGCAATGACTAAGTCTGCTAATTCCAATGAAGTTAAGCCTATTATTAAAGAGACACCTCATGAATTAATCTTAAAAGAAGTTGAGCTTTTAAAAGAAATTGATTGTGAACTATTTTCCAATTCTCAATATGAAGTCTATTTAGCTAAACCTGAAAAAATACCTAATATCTTACGTGAAATTGGCCGTTTAAGAGAAATTTGTTTTCGCGAAGTGGGAGAGGGAACCAATGAACCTTTTGATCTGGATGAATTCGATCAAATTTATCATCACTTATTTTTATGGGATAAAGAAAATAAACTTATCGCGGGTGCTTATCGAATGGGAATGGGAAAAGAGATTTATGAAAAATACGGAATAAAAGGTTTTTATACTGCTTCTCTTTTCGAATATGATTCGGAAGTACATCCTTTCTTTAAAAAAATCATTGAGATGGGTAGGGCGTTTATTTCCAGTGAATATCAAAAAAAACCTATGCCCTTATTACTTTTATGGAGAGGGATTGTACATGTTTGCTTAAGAAATCCACATTATAAATACCTGGTGGGAGGTGTAAGTATAAGCAATCAATTTTCCAACTTTTCAAAATCGATAATGGTTGAATTTATGCGTTCTCATTATTTTGATTCTTATGTTGCTCAATATGTACATTCAAAAAATGAATTTAAAGTTCATCTGAAATCTAATGAAAAAGATTTATTCTTTGATGCTGCGGATAATGATCTTAATAAATTTGACAAGTTAATAGATGAACTTGAGCCCGATTTAAGACTTCCCGTATTGATCAAAAAATATTTAAAACAAAACGCCCGTGTTATTGCTTTTAACGTCGATCCTAAGTTTAATGATGCCATTGACGGATTGATGTATATTAGAATAAGTGATATTCCGGATAGTACTATTAATCCGGTGTTAGAGGAGTTAGATTCTATGGACAAAAAAAACCAAAAGGAAGAAAAATAA
- a CDS encoding aspartate kinase yields the protein MKVYKFGGVSVQNEKNVRAILKVLNQTGYKSTIIVVSAMGKTTNALEDVIQAYFHNNDTYKLLIDRIEEEHLEIVKKLFSNYTEVYNDIKNIFKNLRSLLTNNTSDNFNFLYDQTVSFGEIISSRILSSFLNYSGITNTWIDSRNYLKTDDNYREGTIDWERTQKQFENFDTSQTYVTQGFLASNSGNFTVTLGREGSDYSAAIIAYCLHAEGVTIWKDVPGIMTGDPDYYENAQLLKSLSYEEAMDMSFFGASILHPKTIFPLYKGEIPLNIRSFLELENHGTYITKGVKGDPSVSCFIRKLNVHLLTISSIYFTYNLEDTLCILFKQLTELNIKTNMIKVSACSVSLVIEDKFNSINILLNILANSFNVTLEENVRLFTITNSSQKIRNNFKKGKTVLLEQLVKQTYQAIVKE from the coding sequence ATGAAAGTTTATAAATTTGGAGGTGTTTCAGTACAAAATGAAAAAAATGTACGTGCTATTTTAAAAGTTTTAAACCAAACCGGATACAAATCAACCATTATTGTTGTCTCGGCCATGGGTAAAACGACTAACGCATTAGAAGATGTTATTCAAGCATACTTTCATAATAATGATACTTATAAACTATTAATAGACAGAATAGAGGAGGAGCATTTAGAAATAGTTAAAAAATTATTTTCTAATTATACGGAAGTTTATAACGATATTAAGAATATTTTTAAAAATTTGCGATCTTTACTAACTAACAATACATCCGATAATTTTAATTTCTTATACGATCAAACGGTAAGTTTTGGTGAAATTATTTCATCTAGAATTTTAAGCTCTTTTTTAAATTATTCAGGAATTACCAATACTTGGATTGATAGTAGAAATTATTTAAAAACTGATGATAATTATAGAGAAGGGACTATAGATTGGGAACGTACGCAAAAACAATTTGAAAATTTTGATACTTCTCAAACATATGTTACTCAAGGTTTTTTAGCTTCGAATTCCGGCAATTTTACTGTAACTCTGGGAAGGGAAGGTTCAGATTATTCTGCTGCCATAATTGCCTATTGTTTACATGCTGAAGGTGTTACCATTTGGAAAGATGTTCCGGGAATTATGACCGGAGATCCTGACTACTATGAAAACGCTCAATTATTAAAATCTCTTTCCTATGAAGAGGCTATGGATATGTCATTTTTTGGAGCATCCATCCTTCATCCGAAAACCATTTTTCCTTTGTATAAAGGTGAGATTCCACTGAACATTCGTTCTTTTTTAGAACTTGAAAATCATGGAACTTATATTACGAAAGGAGTTAAGGGAGATCCCAGCGTCTCTTGTTTCATACGAAAATTAAATGTACATTTGCTTACTATTTCTTCCATTTATTTTACTTATAATCTGGAAGATACTCTTTGTATACTCTTCAAACAACTTACTGAACTGAATATTAAAACTAACATGATCAAGGTTTCTGCTTGTTCAGTTTCACTGGTTATTGAAGACAAATTTAATTCAATTAACATTTTACTGAATATACTCGCAAATTCTTTTAATGTAACATTAGAAGAAAATGTGCGTCTATTTACGATAACGAATAGTTCACAAAAAATACGAAATAATTTTAAAAAAGGAAAAACAGTTTTATTAGAACAATTGGTAAAACAAACTTACCAAGCAATTGTAAAAGAATAA
- the fbp gene encoding class 1 fructose-bisphosphatase, whose amino-acid sequence MKSKSSQTLGEFIIDKQADFKYSSGELSRLLGAIRLASKVVNQQVNKAGLVDIIGAIGNQNIQGEEQQKLDVFANDVFIGALKNREVVCGIASEENEDFISINSKDNSHNSKYVVLIDPLDGSSNIDVNVNVGTIFSIYRRISEDGPVTLEDFLQPGNKQVAAGYIVYGSSTMLVYTTGNGVNGFTLDPALGVFYLSHPNIKIPEDGKIYSVNEGNYLKFPQGIKNYIKYCQEEKENRPYTSRYIGSLVSDFHRNMLKGGIYLYPSYSQAPKGKLRLLYECNPMAFLAEQAGGSASDGFTRILDLNPVELHERTPFVCGSKKMVEKVEKFMKDAQE is encoded by the coding sequence ATGAAATCGAAGAGCTCACAGACTTTAGGCGAATTTATAATTGATAAACAGGCAGATTTTAAATATTCTTCAGGAGAGTTGTCACGCCTTTTAGGAGCAATAAGATTAGCCAGTAAAGTTGTTAATCAGCAAGTTAATAAAGCTGGGCTCGTTGATATTATTGGAGCAATTGGAAATCAGAATATACAAGGTGAAGAGCAACAAAAATTAGATGTGTTTGCCAATGATGTATTTATTGGAGCCTTAAAAAATAGAGAGGTAGTTTGTGGAATTGCTTCCGAAGAAAATGAAGACTTCATCAGTATAAATTCTAAAGATAATTCACATAATAGTAAATATGTGGTATTAATTGATCCATTAGACGGATCTTCCAATATCGATGTAAATGTTAATGTAGGAACTATTTTTTCTATTTATAGAAGAATATCGGAAGATGGACCGGTAACATTGGAAGATTTTTTACAACCGGGAAATAAACAGGTAGCAGCCGGATATATAGTGTACGGTTCATCAACAATGTTAGTATATACAACAGGTAACGGTGTAAATGGTTTTACTTTAGATCCGGCTTTGGGAGTGTTTTATCTTTCACATCCTAATATTAAAATACCTGAAGATGGAAAAATATATTCCGTAAATGAAGGAAATTATCTTAAATTTCCTCAAGGAATTAAGAATTATATAAAATATTGTCAAGAAGAAAAAGAAAATAGACCGTATACTTCCCGTTATATCGGATCTTTAGTTTCCGATTTTCATAGAAATATGTTGAAAGGAGGCATTTACCTATATCCTTCCTATTCACAAGCCCCTAAAGGCAAATTACGATTGTTATATGAATGTAATCCTATGGCATTCCTTGCGGAACAAGCAGGAGGAAGTGCCAGTGATGGTTTTACACGAATATTAGATTTAAATCCTGTTGAATTGCATGAAAGAACACCATTTGTTTGTGGATCAAAAAAAATGGTTGAAAAAGTAGAAAAATTTATGAAAGATGCCCAAGAGTAG
- a CDS encoding GNAT family N-acetyltransferase: MPKSSTHPYDYVLKKFDQLTLDELYNLLRLRNEVFIVEQKCSYQDLDYKDYKAHHLLVYKGEQLVAYSRIFPEKVSFNEASIGRIIVCKEYRSTGLGKILMEKSIESLFTLHGKQPIRIGAQYYAVPFYKKFGFETEGEIYFEDHIEHIEMVKKED; this comes from the coding sequence ATGCCCAAGAGTAGCACTCATCCCTATGATTATGTTTTAAAAAAATTTGATCAACTTACTTTAGACGAATTGTATAACTTATTACGATTAAGAAATGAAGTATTTATAGTCGAGCAAAAATGTTCATACCAGGATTTGGACTATAAAGATTATAAAGCGCATCATTTATTAGTGTATAAAGGGGAACAATTAGTTGCTTATTCCAGGATTTTTCCTGAAAAAGTTTCCTTTAATGAAGCTTCCATTGGAAGAATTATAGTTTGTAAGGAATATCGTTCTACCGGTTTAGGAAAAATTTTAATGGAAAAATCCATAGAGTCATTATTTACACTTCATGGTAAACAACCGATAAGAATCGGTGCTCAATATTATGCAGTTCCATTTTATAAAAAATTTGGATTTGAAACTGAAGGAGAGATTTATTTTGAAGATCATATTGAGCATATTGAGATGGTAAAGAAAGAAGACTAA
- a CDS encoding TonB-dependent receptor domain-containing protein, with amino-acid sequence MIRSVIRLSLMMLPLLGVAQSKVVVAFKVIDKEKNSCVDVNVKKNFTFQYENSSGYKDLKSLVSTKCFNSYAITKISGNFRIYISVPEYESQYLDFTITKQSKDTLYLGEVYLTRTYPEISEEIQKPSQSAEKEIEGVTVTGARKKFIKLEANKTTYTIKDNDLLSGGSAQETLTKLPGVIKGYGGNLTVNGKSMTIYIDDIPTGLSGGDLENLLQSLPSNAIEKIEIISNPGASYDAKTGGGIINIITNGRALRGINGSASLNYQFNKNNRVSPSISLNSRLKSVSLQLNSGYNYRENDKTTYYKREFTSFTPSIIFDQKNIENKYNRFYYFRPSSNIRLNKNSNLLINYNLSYTDNSNHYTGESLSSNDIEPINLLNNSKYSEDNTNHELTTKYKVKLDTLGNLFDITASYKHFNKNSTNNSIQNNEGVYKYSVNDIDYKSDYFQVNPNFEFSFNKVGIKMNTGGKYSHTKYTSNGKYNLLNTSSSILENPDYNSFRDFIYDENQYALYGELSKKFEKLDLTAGVRYENLEFKNKVKTTDQSIKYTFEKFFPSFSLLYKFNPTLDFNATYRKSMMPPSYSNMDPNLTNYFDEFNTSEGNLHLKPDYYDNYEVSLSAWRYLKISFNYTYSKNINMLYYETEDNSLTVNQTTRTFHGMKNYNVWVGIPIPFKLVTMGKKFFDEPMNMDKMNFIYLYGMYNYYKVNDYPYLDKVKPMWFYVIYAQLILPKDFKLTTFFLSSTDKGYFEIYKSYKPFRYSNIELSRSFSNKTIKASLGIQNILGPTKFNSDINNFNLRTNYYSRDSDQLFYIKLSYSFDKNRNIKKENTIIEEDTNSNSNKLLPSGPLK; translated from the coding sequence ATGATAAGATCTGTTATTCGTTTATCTTTAATGATGCTCCCTTTATTAGGTGTTGCTCAATCAAAAGTTGTAGTAGCTTTTAAAGTTATAGATAAAGAAAAAAATTCCTGTGTTGATGTTAACGTAAAGAAAAACTTTACATTCCAATATGAAAATAGTTCCGGTTATAAAGACCTAAAAAGTTTAGTTTCTACAAAGTGTTTTAATAGTTATGCAATAACTAAAATTTCTGGTAATTTTCGAATTTATATTTCAGTACCTGAATATGAATCACAATATCTTGATTTCACTATTACCAAACAAAGTAAAGATACCCTATATTTAGGTGAGGTTTATCTAACACGTACGTATCCCGAAATTAGTGAAGAAATTCAGAAACCTTCCCAATCTGCTGAAAAAGAAATTGAGGGAGTAACAGTGACCGGGGCACGTAAGAAATTTATTAAATTAGAAGCTAACAAGACAACTTATACGATAAAGGATAATGATTTACTTTCCGGCGGAAGTGCACAAGAAACTTTAACAAAACTTCCGGGGGTAATCAAGGGATATGGTGGAAATCTTACCGTAAATGGTAAGTCCATGACTATTTATATTGATGATATCCCGACAGGTCTATCGGGTGGAGACTTAGAAAATTTATTACAAAGTTTACCATCAAATGCTATTGAAAAAATTGAAATTATATCTAACCCGGGAGCTTCTTACGATGCTAAAACAGGGGGTGGTATTATAAATATTATTACGAATGGTCGGGCATTGCGAGGAATAAACGGATCTGCTTCTTTAAATTACCAATTTAACAAGAACAACCGCGTATCTCCTTCCATTAGTTTAAATAGTCGTTTAAAAAGTGTATCCTTACAATTAAATAGTGGTTATAATTATAGGGAAAACGATAAAACTACCTATTATAAAAGGGAATTTACTTCTTTCACTCCTTCCATTATTTTTGATCAAAAGAATATTGAAAATAAATATAATCGTTTTTATTATTTCAGACCTTCTTCAAATATTCGCCTTAACAAAAACAGTAATTTATTGATCAATTATAACTTAAGTTATACTGATAACAGTAATCATTATACAGGTGAATCTTTGAGCTCTAACGATATTGAACCAATTAATCTTTTAAATAATTCAAAATATTCGGAAGATAACACCAATCATGAATTAACCACAAAATATAAGGTTAAATTAGATACGTTAGGAAACTTGTTTGATATAACGGCATCTTATAAACACTTTAACAAAAATTCAACAAATAACAGTATTCAAAATAATGAGGGTGTTTATAAATATTCTGTAAATGATATTGATTATAAATCCGATTATTTTCAAGTGAATCCTAATTTTGAATTTTCTTTTAATAAGGTAGGAATAAAAATGAATACCGGTGGAAAGTATTCTCATACTAAATATACCAGTAACGGAAAATATAATCTTTTAAATACTTCTTCTTCTATACTGGAAAATCCGGATTATAATTCATTCAGGGATTTTATATACGATGAAAATCAATATGCTTTATATGGAGAGCTAAGCAAAAAATTTGAAAAGTTGGATTTGACTGCAGGGGTTCGTTATGAAAATTTAGAATTTAAAAATAAAGTAAAAACTACTGATCAAAGTATTAAATATACGTTTGAAAAGTTTTTCCCATCTTTTAGTTTACTATATAAATTTAATCCTACGCTGGATTTTAATGCTACCTACAGAAAGAGTATGATGCCTCCTTCCTATTCTAATATGGATCCGAATTTAACCAACTATTTTGACGAATTCAATACTTCGGAAGGAAACTTACATCTTAAACCGGATTATTACGATAACTATGAAGTTTCTTTAAGTGCATGGAGATATTTGAAAATCTCTTTCAACTATACGTATTCTAAAAATATAAATATGCTGTATTACGAGACTGAAGACAATTCATTAACCGTAAATCAAACTACTCGTACATTTCACGGCATGAAAAACTATAACGTATGGGTTGGTATTCCTATTCCATTTAAATTGGTTACCATGGGTAAAAAATTCTTTGACGAGCCTATGAATATGGATAAAATGAATTTCATTTACCTTTACGGGATGTATAATTACTACAAAGTAAACGATTATCCATATTTAGATAAAGTAAAACCTATGTGGTTTTATGTAATATATGCTCAATTAATCCTTCCAAAAGATTTTAAATTAACCACTTTCTTTTTATCTAGTACAGATAAGGGATATTTTGAAATTTACAAATCCTATAAACCTTTCCGTTATTCTAATATAGAACTTTCAAGATCCTTTAGTAACAAAACTATTAAGGCTTCTTTAGGTATTCAAAATATATTGGGTCCTACTAAGTTTAATTCTGATATTAATAACTTTAATTTAAGAACCAATTATTACAGTAGAGACAGCGATCAATTGTTCTATATTAAACTATCTTACAGTTTTGATAAAAACCGTAATATTAAAAAGGAAAATACAATTATTGAAGAAGATACTAATTCAAATTCTAACAAATTGTTACCTTCCGGTCCGTTAAAATAA
- a CDS encoding metallophosphoesterase family protein gives MRKILLLSDTHSYIDDRILEYASQADEVWHAGDIGDIKVSETLKKTVPVFKAVYGNIDGTEIRKEFPLNLRFFCEKVDVWMTHIGGYPGKYAPIIREEIKLNPPKLFICGHSHILKVMNDKKLHLLHMNPGAIGIYGFHKVRTMLRFEINQETIQNLEVIEFTR, from the coding sequence GTGAGAAAAATATTATTGCTTTCCGATACCCATTCTTATATTGATGATCGTATATTGGAATATGCTTCCCAAGCAGACGAGGTTTGGCATGCAGGTGATATTGGTGATATAAAGGTTTCCGAAACTTTAAAAAAAACGGTTCCGGTATTTAAAGCGGTCTATGGAAATATTGATGGAACAGAAATTCGTAAAGAATTCCCTCTTAATCTACGTTTTTTTTGTGAGAAAGTGGATGTATGGATGACCCATATTGGCGGTTATCCGGGTAAATATGCACCAATCATACGCGAAGAAATAAAATTGAATCCTCCTAAACTTTTTATTTGCGGTCATTCACATATTTTAAAAGTTATGAATGATAAAAAACTACATTTACTTCATATGAATCCGGGTGCTATAGGAATCTATGGATTTCATAAAGTAAGGACTATGTTACGATTTGAAATAAATCAGGAAACTATACAGAATTTAGAAGTTATTGAATTTACTAGATGA
- the truA gene encoding tRNA pseudouridine(38-40) synthase TruA: protein MRYFIQFSYDGTQYYGYQRQPKHISVQEKLESALSRLLRKEIKTIGAGRTDTGVHAAEMYAHFDWEKELPDQLVRKLNSLLPSDISIKAIFRVKDSAHARFDATERIYKYRISTLKNPFKQQFHAQFLFYQFDVDKMNKAAKVLFEYKDFTSFSKLHSDNKTNDCYIYQAEWQQYEDELVFTIAANRFLRNMVRAIAGTLMDVGRGKIDEKEFRNIIEKKDRKFASTSAPAKGLTLVKVNYPQDIYYET, encoded by the coding sequence TTGCGTTATTTCATTCAATTTTCATACGATGGTACTCAGTATTACGGGTATCAGAGACAGCCAAAACATATATCAGTACAAGAAAAATTAGAATCGGCATTAAGTCGATTACTTAGAAAAGAAATAAAAACAATTGGAGCAGGAAGAACCGATACGGGAGTTCATGCAGCTGAAATGTATGCTCATTTTGATTGGGAAAAAGAATTGCCGGATCAATTGGTGAGAAAACTAAATTCTTTATTGCCTTCGGATATTTCCATAAAAGCAATATTCCGAGTTAAAGACTCAGCACATGCACGTTTCGATGCAACGGAAAGAATTTATAAGTATAGAATTTCTACCCTGAAAAATCCTTTTAAACAGCAATTCCATGCTCAATTTCTTTTCTATCAGTTTGATGTAGATAAAATGAACAAAGCTGCAAAAGTATTATTTGAATATAAAGATTTTACCAGTTTTTCAAAACTACATTCGGATAATAAAACGAATGATTGCTATATTTACCAAGCAGAATGGCAACAATATGAAGATGAATTAGTATTTACCATCGCTGCCAATAGATTTTTGAGAAATATGGTTAGAGCAATTGCAGGAACTCTCATGGATGTTGGCAGAGGAAAAATTGATGAAAAGGAATTTAGAAACATAATTGAAAAAAAAGACCGTAAATTTGCTTCCACTTCAGCACCTGCTAAAGGTCTTACTTTAGTGAAAGTTAACTATCCTCAGGACATATATTATGAAACATAA
- a CDS encoding ABC transporter ATP-binding protein, with the protein MKHKKEKNVKAGQALSRLMELGSKYPVWFYSTIFIALALAYVSSFRPVVISHAIDVDIIKNKNFSNLYHSLLLIFLLMLTEVVLQFFLVYASNFVAQNVIRSLRIKLYKKLIYFKSSFFDKTPLGVLVTRSVSDIETISTIYTDGILMVLGDILRIIFVVVTMYWINWELATIALFIFPIMTIITRIFQKAIKKAFSEERNQTANQNSFVQERLSGMTIVQVFNQQKKEYKKFFQINQKLEKAYLKTVFYFSLFFPAVDIITGIAIGVMIWYAGYNALTAHNISPGVVIAFTTSYVNMLVRPMRQIADRFNTIQRGIVGAERVFTVLDSNHEISNKGTVKKDNIKGDIIFDHVSFSYVKGESVLKDLSFTVSGGEKVAIVGATGAGKSTIINLLSRFYEISGGHIYIDGTDIKSYELHNLRSHIAVVLQDVFLFNDTILENITFGNKDITLEEVRKAAKEIQIDDFIMSLPNGYGYEVSERGASISLGQRQLISFLRAYLYNPSILVLDEATSSIDTKSEELIQKATDKITKNRTSIIIAHRLATIQNADKIIVLDHGKIVEMGNHNSLLQQKGYYRKLYEAQFSQT; encoded by the coding sequence ATGAAACATAAAAAAGAAAAAAACGTAAAAGCAGGTCAAGCACTTTCTCGATTAATGGAATTGGGAAGTAAATATCCTGTATGGTTTTATTCTACAATTTTTATAGCATTAGCGTTAGCATATGTTTCCTCTTTCCGTCCGGTTGTAATAAGTCATGCAATAGATGTTGATATTATTAAAAATAAAAATTTTTCAAATTTATATCATTCCCTTTTGCTTATTTTTTTATTAATGTTGACTGAAGTTGTTTTACAATTTTTTTTAGTTTATGCTTCTAACTTTGTTGCTCAAAATGTAATTCGTAGCTTACGTATAAAATTATACAAAAAGCTCATTTATTTTAAATCTTCTTTTTTCGATAAAACGCCTTTAGGAGTGTTAGTCACTCGCTCTGTATCCGATATCGAAACTATTTCAACTATTTATACCGATGGAATTTTAATGGTTTTAGGAGATATTCTTCGTATAATTTTTGTGGTAGTAACGATGTATTGGATTAATTGGGAATTAGCAACCATAGCATTGTTCATCTTCCCGATAATGACTATTATAACTCGAATATTTCAAAAAGCCATAAAAAAAGCTTTTTCAGAAGAAAGAAATCAAACAGCCAATCAAAACAGCTTTGTTCAAGAGAGGCTGTCAGGAATGACCATCGTTCAAGTATTTAATCAACAGAAAAAAGAATATAAAAAGTTTTTTCAAATTAATCAAAAATTAGAAAAAGCCTATCTTAAAACAGTTTTCTATTTTTCACTTTTCTTTCCTGCTGTTGATATTATTACTGGTATTGCCATTGGTGTCATGATATGGTATGCAGGTTATAATGCATTAACGGCACACAATATATCACCGGGTGTAGTTATAGCTTTTACTACTTCCTATGTGAACATGCTGGTAAGGCCCATGAGGCAAATAGCAGATCGCTTTAATACCATTCAAAGAGGTATTGTTGGAGCGGAACGAGTTTTTACCGTTTTGGATTCCAATCATGAAATATCAAATAAAGGAACTGTAAAAAAAGACAACATTAAAGGAGATATCATTTTTGACCATGTGTCATTTTCATACGTAAAAGGAGAAAGTGTTCTTAAAGATCTTTCATTTACGGTTTCCGGTGGAGAAAAAGTAGCAATTGTTGGAGCTACCGGAGCAGGAAAATCAACTATTATAAATTTATTAAGCCGTTTTTATGAAATTTCGGGAGGACATATATATATAGACGGAACGGATATAAAATCATATGAATTGCACAATTTACGGTCGCACATCGCTGTTGTATTACAAGATGTATTTTTATTTAATGATACCATTTTAGAAAATATCACTTTTGGAAATAAAGATATAACCTTAGAAGAAGTACGGAAAGCTGCAAAAGAAATTCAAATAGATGATTTTATAATGAGCCTTCCCAATGGTTACGGCTATGAAGTAAGTGAACGGGGAGCTTCCATCTCTTTAGGTCAACGACAATTGATTTCCTTTTTACGGGCTTATTTATATAACCCTTCTATTCTGGTGTTAGATGAAGCAACTTCTTCTATAGACACTAAATCAGAGGAATTAATACAAAAAGCCACCGATAAGATTACTAAAAATCGTACTTCCATTATTATTGCTCATCGTTTAGCTACCATACAGAATGCGGACAAAATTATTGTGTTAGATCATGGGAAAATAGTTGAAATGGGAAACCATAATTCCTTGTTACAACAAAAAGGGTACTATAGAAAACTTTACGAAGCCCAATTTTCCCAAACTTAA